A segment of the uncultured Methanobrevibacter sp. genome:
TTATCTCTTAAACAAAAAAGGAGACAATTTAAGCAGGCTCGACCGTTTTGATGAATCCATTGAATGTTATGACAAGGCTTTGGAAATAGAAGGGGATAACGAATACATCTGGAACAACAAGGCAATAGCTATGCTTAACTCTGGGAATATAGAAGAAGCTCTTGAAGCAAGCAATGGAGCATTGAATGCAAACCCTAACAATCCAGTAGTTCTCTATTGGAGAGGATTCATTTTGGAAATCTTGGCAGAATTCGATAAGGCCTTAGAGGTTTATGATAAATTGATCACCATTGATGACACCAACCCAGAAGTTTGGAATGCACGTGGAAATGTATTGACTGATATGGAAAGGCCTGAAGAGGCATTGGAAGCATATGACAAGGCTTTGGAATTATGTTTGGAAGATGCTCTTCTTGATCTTGGTAGATTTGAAGAGGCAATTGAATGCTATGACAAGGCAATAGAACTCGAACCAAGGAACACATCATTCCTCTTAAACAAAGGAGTTGTTCTAATGGAACTTGGTAGATTCGATGAAGCAGAAATCCTTTTCACTAAAGTTCTTGCTCTCGACCCATCAAACGATGATGCAAGAGTCCTAAAAATGGAATGCTTGGAAAATATGTAACTATTTTTTTAAAATTTTTAACTTTTTTACCTATTTTTTACTACTTTTATAATAATTAATTAGTTTATGTAGATTATAGAATTAATAATAAATAAAAAATGAATTTGAATTAATTAAATTGAAATAATAATTAATTAAAAATAGGTTTGCCATATATGACTATATTTTAATAATAGCTAAAATTAAAATAATGAAAAGAAAAATTTATTGAAAAAATAAGAAAAATAAAAATAGAGATCGGTTAAAAAATCAAAACTTTAGATTATCAATTGCATTGACTAATTTTTCACTTAAATCATATGTTCTTTCCATTGGCTCATAGGAATAAGTTTCATACACAATTGTTGGAATCCCACTTCCTACAACAGGAATTGTAATGTATGGAGGACTTGTCCTATACTCTGGAGCATAATAAACAAGTTCAGTGATCTTATCCAAAAGAATATTCAAAATATGTGTTGATTCCTCATCAAATCCTGGAGCGAAAATGAAATTGGTTTTTGCATAAGTTCCAGGACCCTTCAATCCTTTATTGCTATGAATATCTGCAAAGAAATCATATTTATTATCTATTATATGAGGAGCTGCAAACTCTTGAGCAAGCAATTGGCCATCCATACGACCTTCTGTTTCTGCGTCAAGCTCTCCAACCACATTTATATTGTAAATATAATAGGAATAGTTTAAAATTCCTTCCTTATCCCATTCAACTATGGTATCAAACAAGCCTCTATGAGCCTTACTTTCCATTGGATGCATACCAATTAAGTAAGCTACTTTAATATCTGAATCTGTGTTTCCAAAAGGCCCATGAAGATGAATAGTTCCTAAATCATTTTCTCCAATCAATTCTGCATCATATAATGAAGAATCCACTTTTGCTTCATCTGTAGGCTCTTCTGGATAATTATTCTTAAACATTTACACACATCTCACTTTAAACTGCATTAAAATTCTAAACTATCAACTGTATCTACAAACTTATTCATCAAATCATAAGTTGTATTGATCGGTTCATAACAATATGTTTCATAGTTTACTGTAGGGATTCCTGCCTGTTCTGTAGGCAATGTGATATAAGGTGGACTTGACTGTGCACTTGGGAAATAATAAACCAGCTCTGGCATTTTATTTAAGATCTTATTTACAAAGGCTTCTGACTTTTCATCCTGACCTACTGCAAAGACAAAATTAGTCTCTTCATAAGTTCCTGAAATCATTCCCTTATTGCTATGAACATCCACAAAAAGGTCATAATCATTGTTGATTATATGAGGGGCTACAAACTCCTGAGCAAGCAACTGACCATCCATTCTGCCCTCATCATCAGCATCATAATTTGTTACATTGATTTTGTAGATATAATAACAATAATTCAAAGAAGCGCTTTTAGAATTTACAGTATCAAATAAAGCCTTATGAGCCTTGCTTTCCAATGGATGCATACCGATTGAATAAGCTATTTTAATGTTTGAATTAGGGTTTCCAAAAGGTCCTAACAATTCTACTGTCCCCAACTCATTTTCACCAAGCAACTCAGAGTTCACATTGGAAGTGTCTATTTTCGCTTCAGCGGTTGGCCCATCCGGATATGACTGGTTAATTATGAATGCATCATCAACATTTGCATCAATGCCCTCATTAGAATTGCTTGAATTATTCATAGATATTGCATATCCAAAGAAAACAATAGCTATCGCTAAGATAATCACTAAAATAAGTATTAATTTTGATTTATTGTTATCTGGTATCATATTCTCAAAAATAGTAAATATTAGAGAATAATTAAAATTAGTCCCTAATAGTTTAAAATAAATTTTTATTAATTTTTATATTT
Coding sequences within it:
- a CDS encoding tetratricopeptide repeat protein, which encodes YLLNKKGDNLSRLDRFDESIECYDKALEIEGDNEYIWNNKAIAMLNSGNIEEALEASNGALNANPNNPVVLYWRGFILEILAEFDKALEVYDKLITIDDTNPEVWNARGNVLTDMERPEEALEAYDKALELCLEDALLDLGRFEEAIECYDKAIELEPRNTSFLLNKGVVLMELGRFDEAEILFTKVLALDPSNDDARVLKMECLENM
- a CDS encoding adhesin, whose amino-acid sequence is MIPDNNKSKLILILVIILAIAIVFFGYAISMNNSSNSNEGIDANVDDAFIINQSYPDGPTAEAKIDTSNVNSELLGENELGTVELLGPFGNPNSNIKIAYSIGMHPLESKAHKALFDTVNSKSASLNYCYYIYKINVTNYDADDEGRMDGQLLAQEFVAPHIINNDYDLFVDVHSNKGMISGTYEETNFVFAVGQDEKSEAFVNKILNKMPELVYYFPSAQSSPPYITLPTEQAGIPTVNYETYCYEPINTTYDLMNKFVDTVDSLEF
- a CDS encoding adhesin, yielding MFKNNYPEEPTDEAKVDSSLYDAELIGENDLGTIHLHGPFGNTDSDIKVAYLIGMHPMESKAHRGLFDTIVEWDKEGILNYSYYIYNINVVGELDAETEGRMDGQLLAQEFAAPHIIDNKYDFFADIHSNKGLKGPGTYAKTNFIFAPGFDEESTHILNILLDKITELVYYAPEYRTSPPYITIPVVGSGIPTIVYETYSYEPMERTYDLSEKLVNAIDNLKF